In Leptospiraceae bacterium, a genomic segment contains:
- a CDS encoding VWA domain-containing protein, which translates to MIKFDTIYWLFLSPALLLYVYYRFRFKKNDAVPYAPLQYKKPARIRFPLRHVKLFIEALVLFAVFLALTEPHKLLERNMVIDRGLDIVMALDVSASMQAADFPPNRLEFLKKISSSFIERNNTSRIGVFIFARDVFSQTPLTTDHSILQDLIKGIGFAVIDHNESGGTAIGDAILAASDSLIKNKKEGRDQVLIIITDGENSHGVDPLLAAHYAKSKNIRLYVVGVAGEEPVPVYVDGSPYLTPSGETLITSLDDTQLKTIAREAGGKFYRAKNSKVLEQIFDELSRMERTPIEIKKLSDKISYVPHISIGIFLLFSIWLILDGFFIRRPMR; encoded by the coding sequence ATGATAAAGTTTGATACTATATACTGGTTGTTTTTAAGCCCTGCATTGCTTCTGTATGTTTATTACAGGTTTCGATTCAAGAAAAATGACGCAGTTCCATATGCTCCTCTACAATACAAGAAACCCGCAAGAATACGCTTTCCCCTCCGGCATGTAAAATTGTTTATAGAAGCCCTGGTTCTTTTTGCTGTATTTCTTGCATTAACAGAACCTCATAAACTTCTCGAAAGAAATATGGTTATAGATCGTGGTCTGGATATAGTCATGGCACTGGACGTCTCGGCCAGTATGCAGGCAGCCGATTTTCCACCGAATCGACTGGAATTTCTGAAAAAGATCAGCTCATCCTTTATTGAAAGAAATAATACAAGTCGAATCGGCGTTTTTATCTTTGCAAGAGATGTGTTTTCCCAAACTCCCCTGACAACTGATCATAGTATTTTGCAGGATTTGATTAAAGGGATTGGTTTTGCGGTAATTGATCATAATGAAAGCGGAGGAACCGCCATCGGAGATGCAATCCTCGCTGCCAGTGATTCTCTTATCAAAAATAAAAAAGAAGGCAGAGATCAGGTTCTAATTATAATAACAGATGGAGAAAATTCTCACGGTGTAGATCCTCTTCTCGCTGCGCACTATGCGAAATCTAAAAATATTCGTCTTTATGTAGTCGGAGTAGCAGGAGAAGAGCCGGTTCCGGTCTATGTAGATGGCTCTCCTTATCTGACTCCTTCCGGTGAAACCCTTATAACATCTTTAGATGATACCCAATTAAAAACGATAGCAAGAGAAGCCGGAGGAAAGTTCTATAGAGCAAAGAATTCCAAAGTCCTGGAACAAATATTTGATGAATTAAGCCGAATGGAAAGAACACCTATAGAGATAAAAAAGCTCAGTGATAAGATTAGTTACGTTCCCCATATTTCTATTGGAATATTTTTATTATTTTCTATCTGGCTAATTCTTGATGGCTTTTTTATCAGGAGACCCATGAGATGA
- a CDS encoding DUF58 domain-containing protein, with amino-acid sequence MSDLAGLLKSVKELELVARKNAYSLLSGEYVTTLPGKGLLFHEARKYVLGEPIRMIDWNMTARLGEPYVKVFQDEREREVFVCLDVSPSMYSGWQEKTKLEYAIEMAATLAVSTIQSRDKLGFIIFNDKTLEVVRPQAGKIQLFRALKAFLKYSEMEEAPFCEQSDIRAAIHGVQQFQGKRFIIFILSDFIDQDVPDDLKYIRAVHDLNLLHIYDPFEYTYSKEVFFDAYAPEGERRDYSIYPGEPDSLESIRKYLDDECKRFRLSFGSFSTKEPVDRCLRELFHNKRKSLV; translated from the coding sequence ATGAGTGATTTAGCCGGACTATTAAAAAGTGTAAAAGAACTGGAACTGGTAGCCAGGAAAAATGCGTATTCTCTTCTCTCCGGAGAATATGTGACAACACTTCCGGGTAAAGGACTTCTATTTCATGAAGCGAGAAAATATGTATTGGGAGAGCCCATACGTATGATAGACTGGAATATGACAGCCAGACTTGGAGAACCTTATGTTAAAGTTTTTCAGGATGAAAGAGAAAGAGAAGTTTTTGTTTGTTTAGATGTAAGTCCTTCTATGTATTCCGGTTGGCAGGAAAAAACAAAGCTGGAGTATGCTATTGAAATGGCAGCTACCCTTGCCGTATCCACCATCCAATCCAGAGATAAACTGGGCTTTATTATTTTTAATGATAAGACTCTTGAGGTAGTTCGCCCTCAGGCAGGAAAAATACAACTTTTTAGAGCTTTGAAAGCATTTTTAAAATACTCAGAAATGGAAGAAGCACCTTTCTGTGAACAATCCGATATACGTGCAGCGATTCACGGAGTACAGCAGTTTCAGGGGAAACGATTCATTATCTTTATCTTATCTGATTTTATTGATCAGGATGTGCCGGATGATTTGAAATACATACGGGCGGTTCATGACTTAAACCTTCTCCACATTTATGATCCTTTTGAATATACCTATTCTAAAGAAGTATTTTTTGATGCCTATGCTCCGGAGGGAGAAAGAAGAGATTATTCTATTTATCCGGGAGAACCGGATAGTCTGGAATCTATTCGTAAATACCTGGATGATGAATGCAAGAGGTTTAGATTGAGTTTTGGAAGTTTTAGCACAAAAGAGCCTGTAGATAGGTGTTTAAGAGAGTTATTTCACAATAAAAGGAAAAGTCTTGTATGA
- a CDS encoding AAA family ATPase: protein MAGSSETIIKSIKQEIKKGIVGQERLVDGLLLGLIAGGHLLIEGVPGLAKTRAVNLLANICEVSFKRLQFTPDLLPADIIGTRIYNQNTASFETSLGPIFANFIIADEINRAPAKVQSALLETMQEKQVTIGDETHKLPKPFFVFATMNPVEQEGTYPLPEAQLDRFMMKLIVHYPSPEEEQQVVKMVMQETKLPDMRCLLKAEDILHLQDEARKVFIEDKIIKYITDIVFATREPEKYNLDMKNIIQIGASPRASISLAMVARAKAVMEGRKNVIPEDIKDIAYDVLRHRVILTYYADAEGIRPEGIIKEILGKVKVP from the coding sequence ATGGCAGGAAGTTCTGAAACTATCATCAAAAGTATAAAGCAGGAAATTAAAAAAGGAATTGTAGGACAGGAGAGGCTGGTGGACGGGCTTCTCCTCGGGCTTATTGCAGGTGGGCATTTACTGATTGAAGGAGTGCCGGGTCTTGCTAAAACAAGAGCGGTAAATCTTCTGGCCAATATTTGTGAGGTGAGTTTTAAGAGATTACAGTTTACCCCTGATTTATTACCGGCTGATATTATCGGAACGAGGATTTACAACCAGAATACGGCAAGTTTTGAAACCAGTCTCGGACCCATTTTCGCAAATTTTATTATTGCAGATGAAATTAACCGGGCACCGGCAAAGGTTCAGTCTGCTCTATTAGAAACCATGCAGGAGAAGCAGGTAACGATTGGAGATGAGACCCATAAACTTCCCAAACCTTTTTTTGTTTTTGCAACCATGAACCCGGTTGAACAGGAAGGAACCTATCCTTTACCGGAAGCTCAATTGGATCGTTTCATGATGAAGTTAATTGTTCATTATCCCAGTCCTGAAGAAGAGCAACAGGTCGTAAAAATGGTTATGCAGGAAACCAAACTTCCGGATATGCGTTGTCTCTTAAAAGCAGAAGATATACTTCATTTACAGGATGAAGCCAGAAAAGTTTTTATTGAAGATAAAATCATAAAATATATTACCGACATTGTTTTTGCTACGAGAGAACCGGAAAAGTATAATCTCGATATGAAAAACATTATCCAGATAGGAGCTTCACCCAGGGCTTCTATTTCTTTAGCTATGGTAGCTAGAGCCAAAGCTGTCATGGAAGGCAGGAAAAATGTTATTCCGGAAGATATTAAGGATATCGCTTATGATGTATTACGACACAGAGTGATTCTGACTTATTATGCAGATGCAGAAGGAATTCGGCCTGAAGGAATTATTAAGGAAATTCTCGGAAAAGTTAAAGTTCCATAA
- a CDS encoding PAS domain S-box protein, translated as MFYQTFANKAELLLNTKDIRNCPREILHFLEEMAYSAKNNSEKNLDFFQQMLFYLENVQDIILWIDKRGQIIYSNSSANTILGYHAEELRKLFIWNIESKQSPKKWRNLFYELREKQDQTKEVYFKTWDGSYQPLELSIVLYQNHSEEYIFYSARDNSQRKKIEEELRQSLTQQKIILENVALGICFIRNRKIIWMNHNFEEILGYNLLELNSLLISHPGKSESPLSEIILEMEKKVRVENYFNRDAYLLKKNSSRIWCNITAKAIDSHDLGAGIIWIIKDISPRKRYEEELERAKMEAEDANRAKSLFLANVSHEIRTPMNSIIGFTQLLERQVFDEKSERYISLIKSSSHTLLNLINNILELSRIESGKLDITKKLINLNKLLLEIQNLYQKQAKEKGLSFSIQYDDKLPQYIVLDKNRLRQILINLLSNAIKFTQNGSVQLIIHFEEENVEKLKLLQFRVVDTGPGIPDEECKYIFDSFNHRKISGSIGLGLAICKKIVEKMGGQIYLESIEGKGSTFIIDLFDIPVQYGNVRNDSGNPPTNIELLSETTRNDADNISEDKRKKLISILNSDMYEKWKRINRGLHFSAIESFIRELSEILLEYDVPILRNYVTSFQKAFKAYDIKDLSGLISQYPVIIKKLAGKESN; from the coding sequence ATGTTTTATCAAACTTTTGCAAATAAAGCAGAACTTCTCCTAAATACCAAAGATATAAGAAATTGTCCCAGGGAAATCTTGCATTTTTTAGAAGAAATGGCTTATAGTGCGAAGAATAATTCCGAAAAAAACCTCGATTTCTTTCAGCAAATGCTTTTTTATCTGGAAAATGTTCAGGATATAATTTTATGGATAGATAAAAGAGGGCAAATTATTTATTCAAACTCCTCGGCAAATACCATTCTAGGTTACCACGCAGAGGAACTAAGGAAGCTTTTTATTTGGAATATTGAATCTAAACAGAGTCCTAAAAAATGGAGAAACCTTTTTTATGAATTGAGAGAAAAACAAGATCAAACAAAAGAGGTGTATTTTAAAACATGGGATGGCTCTTATCAACCGCTTGAACTCAGTATAGTCCTTTATCAGAATCATTCTGAAGAATACATTTTTTATTCAGCCAGGGATAATAGTCAGAGAAAAAAAATTGAAGAAGAACTCAGGCAATCTCTTACCCAACAAAAAATCATATTAGAAAATGTGGCTTTAGGAATATGTTTTATTCGAAATCGAAAAATAATCTGGATGAATCACAACTTTGAAGAAATATTAGGATATAATTTATTAGAATTAAATTCTCTTCTGATAAGCCATCCCGGAAAATCAGAAAGTCCCCTATCTGAAATAATCCTCGAAATGGAAAAAAAAGTTCGAGTAGAAAACTATTTTAATCGTGATGCCTATTTGCTCAAAAAAAATTCCTCCCGCATCTGGTGTAATATAACCGCTAAAGCGATTGATTCTCATGATTTGGGTGCAGGAATTATTTGGATAATAAAAGATATATCTCCAAGAAAGCGATACGAAGAAGAATTAGAAAGAGCAAAAATGGAAGCAGAAGATGCAAATCGGGCAAAAAGTTTATTCCTGGCCAATGTCAGTCATGAAATTCGAACTCCCATGAATTCCATTATTGGTTTTACCCAGCTTTTAGAAAGACAGGTTTTTGATGAAAAATCGGAACGGTATATATCCCTGATAAAGTCCAGTAGTCACACTTTATTGAATCTGATTAATAACATTCTTGAACTTTCCAGAATAGAATCAGGTAAATTAGATATTACTAAAAAACTAATAAATCTAAATAAATTACTTTTAGAAATTCAAAATCTTTACCAAAAACAAGCCAAAGAAAAAGGCCTTTCTTTTAGTATACAATACGATGACAAGCTACCCCAATATATTGTACTCGATAAAAATCGTCTTCGACAAATTTTAATTAACCTTCTAAGTAATGCAATTAAATTCACCCAGAATGGCTCCGTTCAACTCATAATTCACTTTGAAGAGGAAAATGTTGAGAAGCTAAAACTTCTTCAATTTCGGGTAGTTGATACAGGACCCGGAATTCCTGATGAGGAGTGTAAATATATATTTGATAGTTTCAATCATAGAAAAATATCGGGTTCGATAGGACTGGGCCTTGCAATTTGTAAAAAAATAGTTGAAAAAATGGGAGGCCAGATTTATCTCGAATCTATCGAGGGAAAAGGAAGCACGTTCATTATAGATCTTTTTGACATCCCCGTCCAATACGGAAACGTCAGAAATGATTCCGGAAACCCTCCTACAAATATAGAATTACTTTCGGAAACAACCAGAAACGATGCAGACAATATATCTGAGGACAAAAGGAAAAAGCTTATATCTATTTTAAACTCAGATATGTATGAGAAATGGAAGAGAATTAATAGAGGTTTACATTTTTCGGCTATAGAATCCTTTATAAGGGAACTATCCGAAATCTTACTTGAATATGACGTACCTATATTAAGAAACTATGTAACATCTTTTCAAAAAGCTTTTAAAGCTTATGACATTAAAGATTTATCCGGTTTGATTTCACAATATCCGGTAATAATTAAGAAATTAGCAGGTAAGGAAAGTAATTAA
- a CDS encoding hybrid sensor histidine kinase/response regulator, producing the protein MSNTKILVIDDNPKNVQLLVEILLKNEYDIMACMSGEEALEVLHDFQPELILLDIMMPELDGFEVCKILKKQEDTKEIPIIFITAKNEIDDIIEGFKLGAVDYITKPFNTEELLVRIQTQIKILKQQDKIQKISQERESLLQILSHDLVNPLGTVRNFLGLLETGKIQFNPRILKAMSDAINNAYDTIELVRQQRAIASGKFSLNLKPVYLKDMLTKSLNLLKEQIDHKKLYVKVDVEPNLLIKVDETSFVNTVLNNLLTNAIKFSYESGDIEIRTSKGNKPNKLLLELKDYGIGIPQKLLQDIFDPTKKTHRPGTWQEKGTGFGMPLVKNLMEAYGGEVQLDSRSIEEHPESHGTSVFLHLEVDSLYK; encoded by the coding sequence ATGTCAAATACTAAAATACTGGTAATAGACGATAATCCAAAAAATGTGCAACTCCTCGTAGAAATACTACTTAAAAATGAATATGATATTATGGCTTGCATGAGTGGTGAAGAAGCATTAGAAGTGCTTCATGATTTCCAACCTGAACTTATCTTACTTGATATAATGATGCCCGAGCTGGATGGTTTTGAAGTATGTAAAATTCTAAAGAAGCAAGAGGATACAAAAGAAATCCCTATAATTTTCATTACAGCGAAAAATGAGATCGATGATATTATTGAGGGATTTAAACTCGGAGCAGTTGATTATATTACAAAACCTTTTAATACAGAAGAACTTCTTGTTAGAATACAAACCCAAATAAAAATTTTAAAACAGCAGGATAAAATTCAAAAAATAAGCCAGGAAAGGGAAAGTTTGCTTCAGATTCTTTCTCATGATCTGGTGAATCCACTGGGAACCGTTAGAAATTTTTTAGGTTTGTTAGAGACTGGAAAAATACAGTTTAATCCCAGAATCTTGAAGGCGATGTCAGATGCAATTAATAATGCCTACGATACAATTGAGCTGGTAAGACAACAAAGAGCTATTGCATCAGGGAAATTTAGTCTTAACTTAAAACCGGTTTACTTAAAAGATATGCTGACTAAATCTCTGAATCTTTTAAAAGAGCAAATTGATCATAAAAAACTGTATGTTAAAGTTGATGTAGAACCAAATTTACTCATTAAAGTAGATGAAACAAGTTTTGTAAATACGGTATTAAACAATCTCCTGACTAATGCAATAAAGTTTTCTTATGAAAGTGGAGATATAGAAATCAGAACCAGTAAAGGAAACAAACCCAATAAACTTTTACTGGAATTAAAAGATTATGGTATTGGAATTCCTCAAAAACTGCTTCAGGATATATTCGATCCAACAAAAAAAACTCACAGACCCGGGACCTGGCAAGAAAAAGGCACAGGTTTTGGAATGCCCCTGGTAAAAAATTTAATGGAGGCATACGGAGGAGAAGTACAGTTAGATTCCAGATCAATCGAAGAACATCCGGAATCACACGGTACCAGCGTTTTTCTTCATTTAGAAGTGGACTCGCTCTATAAGTAA
- a CDS encoding NAD-glutamate dehydrogenase, translating to MTALDEAFFKESFLRSLGDLYKDFYSEKEITLLIDELKSKYKEKPENKGIHVSYFIPGENDELLRLRLDCIIITCNSLPFFTATIRRYIKNSKDLSINRSLHFHPSETEELYYIEIHKVQREIIEKAIRDLEQFYYRILKLTADFNTFSKVKRAEWSGLWPKHAPLIEWLLDKSYVWEGSLQLIEARETLYGEVDDWVGAKDWFLSLPESDEERFFALESKDTAFLADGELFYFAFITGKNRLLLSGSLNEVARYSGLKDLPILKANLDKLYVTEKIQEFSGLGRTVRMTFNFIPTELLFIIPFNAYHPIYTAIMDQSLKTNLGVTGMQITEDISLIISFIPEKNWSEEVWEGTDKIVEEFLSPKNFKAYHVLKDRHIEGYHIIRGKNIGKQQLFEVASRIEFSFRTWDDNLRYKWEDRYKDIPYPESILFRKDYSATHSPEMAIHDLDLLLKMGHERLICNVVSRNEATIIEAITRDREFSLSLWVQALANFGLSPISQRVYRFYYENVLYAKSEFFLEEMEDRNDLYQRLKTAFTFTMKGLLPSDKLSSLLLHTNLDAHGLFFLKAIRDYCLQSNPAFHIPVFNSALLTYPEFCVSTWEYFCDKFEKGNIPQVNRMKELADKTKTIKEDESLTAFRTSVLSILRTNFFSLGSKEIISNKKGVKGLDRGSIAFKIDSSIPAYLPSPRPYREIFVYSSEFQGIHLRGGPVARGGLRFSDRNLDYRTEILSLMKTQMVKNALIVPVGSKGGFILSENIYSKTPLAMVEAYKKYINSLLALTDNRKKGELIPFAETSGPYAYDDADPYLVVAADKGTAQLSDTANSLSIERGFWLGDAFASGGSRGYSHKELGITAKGALVTGDRLFRNLKVDFRTESIRLVGIGDMGGDVFGNGLLESQHFQLIAAFNHKHIFLDPNPDSNKSYEERKRLFFSKDSGWDFYNKDLISKGGGIFDKTEKAITISAEVKEALGITADSLSGTELIRAILKAPIDMLYNGGIGTYIKASTEDNNEVGDPSNNELRINGKEVRAKVITEGGNLGLTQKGRIEFDRNGGFIFTDAMDNSGGVDLSDHEVNLKLFFNLLIEEGLIRGEDERDEIMKDIVADVVKKVLLHNASQSLSVNVDSYESIKKGWRLFTDTADHLISKKILNPQNETIPGSESEWQEWKAKGNAIPRPALCVLFGYVKMDLYSESLKYQLFKAEDYPEMFLSYFPKKLGEKYRNMLFKHPLKNEIMATQIVNFYVDLMGVGSYLLLGKEKDTRINRLKEIVDSLYQNKVYLLQEELASLRNKELESDLNAFLSSLREGIRKQYSMEATEKPEEFSIFQYISSDAKTVLKGIL from the coding sequence ATGACAGCATTAGACGAAGCTTTTTTTAAAGAATCTTTCTTAAGGTCTCTGGGGGATTTATATAAAGACTTTTATTCAGAAAAAGAAATCACTCTTTTAATTGATGAGTTAAAAAGTAAATATAAAGAAAAACCTGAAAATAAAGGAATCCATGTTTCTTATTTTATACCAGGAGAAAATGATGAATTGCTAAGATTGAGATTGGATTGTATAATAATTACCTGCAATTCTCTTCCTTTTTTTACTGCAACGATTCGAAGGTATATTAAGAATAGTAAAGATTTATCTATTAATCGTAGCCTGCATTTTCATCCATCCGAAACGGAAGAATTGTATTATATTGAAATACATAAAGTCCAAAGAGAGATTATAGAAAAAGCCATCCGGGACTTAGAGCAGTTTTATTATCGAATTCTAAAATTAACCGCTGATTTTAACACCTTTTCTAAAGTAAAAAGAGCCGAATGGTCAGGACTCTGGCCTAAACATGCACCTCTGATTGAATGGCTTTTAGACAAGAGTTATGTGTGGGAAGGAAGTTTGCAGCTTATAGAGGCGAGAGAAACACTATATGGTGAAGTAGATGATTGGGTCGGTGCGAAAGACTGGTTTTTGTCTCTTCCTGAGTCTGATGAGGAACGCTTTTTTGCCCTGGAAAGTAAAGATACTGCATTTTTAGCCGATGGTGAATTATTTTATTTTGCTTTCATTACTGGAAAAAATAGGCTTTTACTGAGCGGTTCTTTAAATGAGGTAGCCCGTTACTCCGGTTTAAAAGATTTACCGATTTTAAAAGCTAATTTAGATAAATTATATGTAACAGAAAAAATTCAGGAATTTTCCGGCCTCGGAAGAACCGTTCGAATGACGTTTAACTTTATTCCAACCGAATTACTGTTTATAATTCCTTTTAATGCATATCACCCTATCTATACAGCGATTATGGATCAATCTCTCAAAACAAATTTAGGTGTAACCGGAATGCAAATAACAGAGGATATTTCTCTGATTATATCCTTTATTCCTGAGAAAAATTGGTCGGAGGAAGTATGGGAAGGAACCGATAAAATTGTAGAAGAGTTTCTTTCTCCAAAAAATTTCAAGGCTTATCATGTTTTAAAAGATAGACATATTGAAGGATATCATATTATACGCGGAAAAAATATTGGTAAGCAACAACTATTTGAAGTAGCTTCTCGAATAGAATTTAGTTTTCGTACCTGGGACGACAACCTTCGATATAAATGGGAAGATAGATACAAAGATATTCCATACCCTGAAAGTATTTTATTTCGTAAAGATTATTCTGCGACTCATAGTCCGGAAATGGCCATACATGATCTGGATCTTCTTCTAAAGATGGGGCATGAGAGGCTTATTTGTAATGTTGTATCCAGAAATGAGGCTACTATAATAGAAGCCATTACAAGAGATCGGGAGTTTTCTTTGTCTCTGTGGGTTCAGGCCCTGGCGAATTTCGGACTTTCTCCGATTTCACAGAGGGTATATCGGTTTTATTATGAAAATGTTCTATATGCAAAATCTGAGTTTTTCCTCGAAGAGATGGAGGACAGAAATGATTTGTATCAAAGACTAAAAACTGCTTTTACCTTTACCATGAAAGGCCTTCTCCCTTCTGATAAACTTTCCTCATTACTTTTACATACAAATCTGGATGCTCATGGACTTTTCTTTTTGAAGGCGATTCGAGATTATTGCTTACAATCTAATCCGGCTTTTCATATCCCGGTATTTAATAGTGCTTTATTAACCTATCCCGAATTTTGTGTGTCTACCTGGGAATACTTTTGTGATAAATTTGAAAAAGGTAATATACCTCAGGTGAATCGAATGAAAGAACTGGCAGATAAAACCAAAACCATCAAAGAAGATGAATCACTAACGGCATTTCGTACTTCTGTTTTGTCTATACTTCGAACTAATTTTTTTAGTCTGGGAAGTAAAGAGATTATCAGTAATAAAAAAGGAGTTAAAGGTTTGGATAGAGGTTCTATTGCTTTTAAAATAGATAGTTCTATACCCGCATATCTTCCTTCTCCGAGGCCTTATCGGGAAATATTTGTTTATTCTTCTGAGTTCCAGGGAATTCATTTAAGAGGAGGTCCGGTGGCCCGCGGAGGTCTTCGTTTTTCCGATAGAAATTTGGATTATCGAACCGAAATTCTTTCTCTTATGAAAACCCAGATGGTAAAAAATGCTCTTATTGTTCCTGTGGGTTCCAAAGGAGGTTTTATTCTATCTGAAAATATATATTCCAAGACTCCTCTAGCGATGGTAGAAGCTTATAAGAAATACATTAATTCCCTTTTAGCCCTTACGGATAATCGTAAAAAAGGTGAGCTAATTCCCTTTGCAGAAACTTCCGGACCCTATGCTTATGATGATGCGGATCCCTATCTCGTTGTGGCTGCGGATAAAGGAACAGCTCAACTTTCAGATACTGCAAATTCACTTTCGATTGAAAGGGGCTTCTGGCTGGGAGATGCTTTCGCCTCAGGTGGTTCGAGAGGATATTCCCATAAGGAACTTGGCATTACAGCAAAGGGTGCTCTCGTTACCGGAGATAGATTATTTCGAAACCTCAAAGTCGATTTCAGAACAGAATCAATTCGATTGGTAGGAATTGGTGATATGGGAGGAGATGTATTTGGCAATGGTTTATTAGAAAGTCAGCATTTTCAATTAATCGCAGCTTTTAACCATAAGCATATATTTTTAGATCCAAATCCGGATTCCAATAAAAGTTATGAAGAAAGAAAACGACTTTTCTTCTCAAAAGATTCCGGTTGGGACTTTTATAATAAAGACCTGATATCGAAAGGTGGTGGGATTTTTGATAAAACGGAAAAGGCTATTACTATTTCAGCAGAAGTTAAGGAAGCACTGGGGATTACAGCCGATTCCTTATCCGGGACAGAATTAATTCGCGCAATTTTAAAAGCTCCGATAGATATGTTATATAATGGAGGAATTGGTACCTACATCAAAGCGAGTACAGAAGATAATAATGAAGTAGGGGATCCTTCTAACAATGAATTGCGTATAAATGGAAAAGAAGTTCGAGCAAAGGTAATTACAGAAGGAGGTAATTTGGGTCTGACTCAGAAAGGCCGAATAGAGTTTGATAGAAATGGTGGCTTTATTTTTACGGATGCTATGGACAATTCGGGTGGTGTTGATTTATCCGATCACGAAGTAAATTTAAAACTTTTCTTTAATCTCCTTATTGAAGAGGGACTTATCCGGGGTGAAGATGAAAGAGATGAAATCATGAAAGATATTGTAGCAGATGTTGTAAAAAAAGTCCTTTTGCATAATGCCTCTCAAAGTCTCTCCGTAAACGTTGATTCTTATGAATCGATAAAAAAAGGATGGCGTTTATTCACAGATACAGCTGATCATCTTATATCCAAAAAAATACTAAATCCACAAAATGAAACAATCCCGGGTTCTGAGTCTGAGTGGCAGGAATGGAAGGCAAAAGGAAATGCGATTCCAAGACCCGCTCTTTGTGTACTTTTTGGATACGTAAAGATGGACTTATATTCAGAGTCTCTAAAATATCAGCTTTTTAAAGCAGAAGATTATCCGGAAATGTTTCTATCCTATTTTCCAAAAAAACTCGGTGAGAAATACAGGAATATGCTATTTAAGCATCCTCTAAAGAATGAAATCATGGCTACTCAGATTGTAAATTTCTATGTAGATTTAATGGGTGTAGGTTCTTATTTATTATTAGGAAAAGAAAAAGATACACGTATAAATCGTTTGAAAGAAATTGTAGATAGTTTGTACCAAAACAAAGTATACCTATTACAGGAAGAGTTGGCTTCTCTAAGAAACAAAGAACTGGAAAGTGATTTGAACGCATTTCTTTCCAGTCTCAGAGAAGGAATTCGAAAGCAATATTCAATGGAAGCAACAGAGAAGCCGGAAGAATTCTCAATATTTCAGTATATAAGTTCTGACGCGAAGACTGTTTTGAAAGGAATTTTATAA
- the mtnP gene encoding S-methyl-5'-thioadenosine phosphorylase — MSASDVKIGIIGGTGLYNVEGMELLEEVFPDTAWGKPSDVISIARYEGRKVAFLPRHGRGHFISPSEIPNLANIAALKALGVEEIVAFSSVGSLRQEIAPCDFVLPSQIIDRTKGIRESTFFGNGLVAHATFGIPFSTVLSNRIREASAKIEGLKMHTDKTLICMEGPLFSTRAESNMYRMLGGDIINMSVLPEAKLAREAEIAYQMVCMSTDYDSWLEHEKPVTVEMVIANLNQNAGNAKKLIKAMLPLLGKGEDKSLKGSMKGAIITAPDKRNPEQVEKIKTLFPDYV; from the coding sequence ATGTCAGCTTCTGATGTTAAAATTGGGATCATTGGTGGAACCGGTCTTTATAATGTAGAGGGAATGGAATTACTGGAAGAGGTATTTCCGGATACAGCCTGGGGAAAACCTTCTGATGTGATTTCGATTGCCCGCTATGAAGGAAGAAAGGTAGCTTTTTTACCCAGACATGGCAGGGGGCACTTCATTTCTCCTTCCGAAATTCCGAATCTTGCCAATATCGCTGCTTTAAAAGCCCTTGGTGTAGAGGAAATAGTAGCTTTTAGTTCAGTAGGTAGCTTACGGCAGGAAATTGCTCCCTGTGATTTTGTGCTTCCTTCCCAGATTATTGATAGGACAAAAGGAATTCGAGAATCTACATTTTTTGGAAATGGTCTGGTAGCTCATGCAACTTTTGGAATTCCTTTTTCCACAGTTCTTTCCAATCGAATCAGGGAAGCTTCTGCAAAGATAGAGGGTCTGAAGATGCATACAGATAAAACTTTGATTTGTATGGAAGGGCCTTTATTTTCCACCCGTGCCGAATCCAATATGTACAGGATGCTCGGAGGAGACATTATTAATATGTCTGTCTTACCGGAAGCTAAATTAGCTCGTGAAGCAGAAATTGCCTATCAGATGGTCTGTATGTCAACGGATTATGATTCCTGGTTGGAACACGAGAAACCGGTAACCGTGGAAATGGTAATTGCCAATCTAAATCAAAATGCAGGAAATGCAAAAAAATTAATTAAAGCTATGTTACCCTTACTGGGCAAGGGAGAAGATAAAAGCCTGAAGGGAAGTATGAAAGGGGCTATTATTACAGCTCCCGATAAGCGAAACCCTGAACAGGTAGAGAAAATAAAAACTCTCTTTCCGGATTATGTTTGA